One Plasmodium coatneyi strain Hackeri chromosome 14, complete sequence genomic window carries:
- a CDS encoding Signal recognition particle 19 kd protein gives MMNPEVINANDDSKDYSRWKIIYPNYLNRKKKVKEGRKINLNYCVTDPSVDEIALACKELEIQCVVEKNKYYPRDWLVEGRIRIKMPDAGSSNIFSKFALMKQIGLKLQTIKANVEPTVAVNANSAAKKKKKKKNKD, from the coding sequence ATCCTGAAGTAATTAACGCGAACGATGACAGTAAGGACTACTCTCGATGGAAAATTATATATCCGAATTATttaaataggaagaaaaaagtgaaagaaggaagaaaaataaacctGAATTATTGTGTAACGGACCCATCCGTTGACGAAATTGCATTAGCGTGTAAAGAATTGGAAATCCAATGTgtagtggaaaaaaataaatactatCCAAGGGATTGGCTGGTGGAAGGTAGGATACGTATAAAAATGCCGGACGCCGGAAGCAGCAACATATTTAGTAAATTTGCCTTAATGAAACAAATTGGGTTGAAATTGCAAACCATAAAGGCGAATGTGGAACCTACTGTTGCGGTTAATGCCAACAGTGcggctaaaaaaaagaaaaagaaaaaaaacaaggatTAA